From one Rosa rugosa chromosome 4, drRosRugo1.1, whole genome shotgun sequence genomic stretch:
- the LOC133744233 gene encoding uncharacterized protein LOC133744233, protein MAISCFMMSLEDLDVGVVKTFHPTDSDLVGTYLYNRIKSPTPIGGKQTFPEIEIYGTTGLPPWDIWRIYEPSKFPHQDYIYFFSRVKKLGSRCSRRIGCHGGTWSETEAAKPVYVSGIEEPYGKLRKFRYENNKDKGFEHHAAWLMDEYTINQAPDLALCRLKVNDKGAGGRKKRKKSSYETNEDENHRKTKRVQVQNNTCEQQKGSASFSSTQQLPPQCDDHDYSMDENLLFSPTGLVDDDYHDIFSSDEFMASLDQWYEEQLSDSSLLVPQQQVEPNNSCEEQQHQQDEQKLLPSPSLVHEQQLSGGFDLMVCGYDIPLDTPYLQSDEFYGFDQDQPKAL, encoded by the coding sequence ATGGCAATTTCTTGTTTCATGATGAGCCTAGAAGACCTTGATGTCGGTGTTGTGAAGACCTTCCACCCCACTGATTCTGATTTAGTGGGAACCTATCTCTACAACAGAATCAAATCCCCAACCCCAATTGGAGGAAAACAAACATTCCCTGAGATTGAAATATATGGCACCACAGGTTTACCACCATGGGATATTTGGAGAATTTATGAGCCTTCCAAATTTCCACATCAAGATTATATCTATTTCTTCTCCCGGGTCAAGAAGTTGGGTTCCCGCTGTTCTCGCAGAATTGGCTGCCATGGGGGCACATGGAGCGAGACAGAAGCTGCTAAACCTGTCTATGTCAGTGGAATTGAAGAGCCTTATGGGAAACTAAGGAAGTTTAGATACGAGAACAACAAAGACAAGGGCTTTGAACACCATGCTGCTTGGTTGATGGATGAGTACACCATCAACCAAGCACCCGATCTGGCTTTGTGCCGACTCAAAGTCAATGATAAAGGAGctggaggaagaaaaaagaggaagaagagttcTTATGAGACTAATGAGGACGAGAATCACAGAAAGACAAAGAGAGTTCAAGTTCAAAACAACACGTGTGAGCAACAAAAGGGAAGTGCCTCATTTAGTAGTACACAGCAACTGCCCCCAcaatgtgatgatcatgattacTCTATGGATGAGAACCTATTGTTCTCTCCAACTGGCTTGGTTGATGATGATTATCATGACATTTTCAGTAGTGATGAGTTTATGGCTTCTCTTGATCAATGGTATGAGGAACAACTTTCGGATTCTTCACTACTAGTGCCGCAACAACAAGTAGAACCTAACAATAGTTGCGAGGAACAACAACACCAACAAGATGAGCAGAAACTGCTGCCTTCTCCCTCTCTTGTTCACGAGCAGCAGCTCTCTGGTGGTTTTGATCTGATGGTTTGTGGTTATGATATTCCACTCGATACTCCCTACTTGCAGTCTGACGAATTTTATGGATTTGATCAAGATCAGCCTAAAGCACTGTGA
- the LOC133707336 gene encoding RNA-binding protein CP33, chloroplastic-like, translated as MYNKTRNRGLAFVTMASPEEARVALNSLESTELDGRIIKMAYAKPEKKKIPPPMPSKHITFNLYVENLSYEVGAKDLREFFTSDGTGIVNAEGVFEGNPRRSAGYAFVSFKSKKEAEAALATFHGKLFTGRKIRVARSKQFVKVPTVKEPAVESSESGDNATELSSTSEQVIADDSDKK; from the exons ATGTATAACAAGACCAGAAACAGGGGATTGGCGTTTGTGACTATGGCTTCACCAGAGGAGGCTCGTGTGGCTCTCAATAGTCTCGAATCGACT GAATTGGACGGTCGTATAATAAAGATGGCTTATGCCAagccagaaaagaagaagattccCCCTCCTATGCCATCCAAACACATAACATTTAATTTGTATGTGGAAAATTTGTCATACGAAGTAGGGGCTAAAGATCTCAGGGAGTTTTTTACTTCAGACGGTACTGGTATTGTTAATGCAGAAGGGGTATTTGAAGGTAATCCTAGAAGGTCCGCTGGATATGCATTTGTGAGCTTCAAGTCCAAGAAAGAGGCTGAGGCTGCCCTTGCTACTTTCCATGGGAAG TTGTTTACCGGAAGAAAAATTCGTGTGGCACGTAGTAAACAATTTGTTAAAGTACCAACAGTTAAAGAACCAGCAGTAGAGAGTTCAGAGTCGGGTGATAATGCTACTGAACTGAGTTCTACTTCAGAGCAAGTGATAGCAGATGACAGTGATAAGAAGTGA